The Salvelinus alpinus chromosome 35, SLU_Salpinus.1, whole genome shotgun sequence genome window below encodes:
- the LOC139564536 gene encoding tetraspanin-13-like, whose amino-acid sequence MVCGGFVCTKNSLCALNILYVMVSLLLIGVAAWGKWFGLVSSIRVVAGVIGVGIFLLFVAFVGLCGALMHHQVLLFFYMIILFLVFMVQLSVSAACLAINKEQQKELLEVGWNKSEATQKDVEKTLNCCGFFHPNYNGTCDADCFSNPLSCDPCAPIIQSHAEEVLRFVGGIGCFFSFTEILGVWLTHRYRNQKDSRPNSGAFL is encoded by the exons ATGGTGAGCTTGCTGCTGATTGGCGTAGCTGCTTGGGGTAAATGGTTTGGCCTGGTCTCCAGTATTCGGGTGGTGGCTGGAGTCATTGGCGTGGGCATCTTCCTGTTATTTGTGGCCTTCGTGGGCCTCTGTGGAGCCCTGATGCACCACCAGGTCCTGCTGTTCTTT TACATGATTATCCTGTTCCTGGTGTTCATGGTGCAGCTGTCAGTGTCTGCCGCATGTCTGGCTATCAATAAAGAGCAGCAG AAAGAACTCCTAGAGGTGGGCTGGAACAAGTCCGAGGCGACTCAGAAGGATGTGGAGAAAACTCTAAACTGCTGTGGCTTCTTCCATCCAAACTATAATGGCACCTGTGACGCG gactgtttctccAACCCATTATCCTGCGATCCTTGTGCTCCAATCATCCAAAGTCATGCTGAGGAGGTTTTACGCTTTGTGGGTGGGATTGGATGCTTCTTCAGCTTCACAGAG ATCTTGGGAGTGTGGCTAACGCACAGATACAGAAATCAGAAGGATTCCCGTCCAAACTCTGGTGCATTTCTATAA
- the LOC139564532 gene encoding large proline-rich protein BAG6-like isoform X4, whose product MEEPGADIEVTVKTLDSQSRSYTVGGQLTVKEFKEHIATSVGIPVDKQRLIYQGRVLQDERTLTEYNVDGKVIHLVERAPPQPSQPGSESGVAEAGATPSSTTSQGTSQVPPQDRNANSYVMLGTFNLPVNVMDPQQIQMSVQQMMSGLGENARNARVSTSTGSNGSMNVHIDMDQSVQSEPRLRLLLAENLLRDTNALIERMEGQPSGTSAQPDSAAAAPPPSSSSTPSPSTQPMDTSPPASTPPPSFSSSTQTEGAAQAGPNHPSPAELVEMLSELRRVEERLQPFVQRTHSILESATTAEYANADREEDQRILNLVGEALRLLGNALVALSDLRCNLLSPTPRHLHVIRPMSHYTSPVSMPGAVHHHIPLHMNLGATVTMASNGRPATEEQAQPSQAAGQSDQPGQGQTSPSQPPPSNQQAGQGQPGPRVIRISHQTMPVVMMQMNTDDSGVPQAAGQPNASGMGQPGFQMPPGVQMNPDFMQSIVQQIAQYTEAVAAATGGTIPGQPLQPTTPGSTATSSTTGPNTPTTTPTAPPLPSPGAPQARVVFTRPTFAPRVPPPTFGMRGATINLRASVPPMMGQQPGQPFPPAALNQMISGLVGQLLMPGQMAGQTATSSASHTFSSASHTFSSSSSNSSSSSSGPIPTPAPIPTPAPSTTVRPGQSGAIPTLPQGAPPDLAQLLGSLLGTAGTVPGAMGPSITVTMPGVPAFVQGVSDFMQASGPVFPPPPNSAQQPPASGTPTPPPGTTPNPPTGDGAGAQGEALNPELFTGIVQGVLSTMMGSLGSPQSNTESIAQFIQRLSETSNIFTPGTGDAMGFFGDLLTLVCQNFSMVDLVLLLHGQNQPLGRIQTQLSQFFTQHYLNGSEPTDHNVAAAADGLINELEEYITESFSSVAVLEGVNVTQTNLSFFRRQLTRIATHILRCTDNTFGPQLLQMCNQGLFECLALNLYCLRGEQSALTSVINHRIRTLSTDMNPSLVNWLTSMMTMRLQVILEHIPVTEDQILHYAVHTQQGEASNAQEPQRAQIIEIEDTHSPGTTASSQETRAEPKETGATGGAAPLGGAMAAAEASGREEPGRETEAWAAAVPAEWVPIIRHDLITQRKMKAQPPMSDAYLHGMPAKRRKGVCFQTGQGDGALLSLSDAVNRAARTAEVRPVTSPDNLQEELDSPELQEAYAEQVKKDIKKRVREDPDFSSQQFPNTHRAFSDS is encoded by the exons caGGGAACGTCCCAAGTGCCCCCACAGGACCGCAACGCCAACAGCTATGTCATGCTGGGGACCTTCAACCTCCCGGTTAACGTCATGGACCCTCAGCAGATCCAG ATGTCTGTCCAGCAAATGATGTCAGGCTTGGGAGAGAATGCAAGGAATGCCAGAGTCAGCACCAGCACCGGG AGCAATGGTTCCATGAATGTGCACATTGATATGGACCAATCGGTTCAGAGTGAGCCCAGGCTGAGACTGCTATTGGCTGAGAACTTGCTGAGGGACACCAATGCTCTCATCGAGAGGATGGAG GGTCAACCAAGCGGCACCTCAGCCCAACCGGATTCTGCTGCTGCTgcacctcctccctcttcctcctccactccctctccctccacccagccCATGGACACGTCTCCACCTGCATCTActccccctccatccttctcttcctccactcAAACAGAGGGAGCCGCCCAAGCTGGACCAAA TCACCCCAGCCCAGCAGAGCTGGTAGAGATGCTGTCAGAgctgaggagggtggaggagagacttCAGCCATTCGTCCAGAGAACACACTCTATCCTAGAGTCTGCTACCACCGCAGAATACGCCAACGCT GATCGAGAGGAGGACCAGCGGATTCTCAACCTGGTGGGGGAGGCCCTCCGTCTCCTGGGCAATGCCCTGGTTGCCCTTAGTGACCTGCGCTGCAATCTGCTGAGCCCCACCCCACGCCACCTACACGTGATCCGGCCAATGTCTCACTACACCTCCCCAGTCTCCATGCCTGGAGCCGTGCACCATCACATCCCGCTACAT ATGAACCTGGGAGCCACGGTCACAATGGCGTCCAATGGCAGACCAGCTACAGAGGAACAGGCCCAGCCCAGTCAGGCCGCCGGCCAATCGGACCAGCCAGGTCAGGGACAGACCTCCCCCTCACAGCCTCCTCCGTCCAATCAGCAGGCTGGACAGGGACAGCCCGGCCCCCGGGTCATCAGGATCAGCCACCAGACAATGCCGGTGGTCATGATGCAGATGAACACGGACG ACTCTGGTGTTCCTCAGGCAGCTGGACAGCCAAACGCTTCAGGAATGGGTCAGCCAG GCTTCCAGATGCCCCCCGGTGTTCAGATGAACCCTGACTTCATGCAGTCCATCGTGCAGCAGATCGCCCAGTACACAGAGGCTGTGGCTGCTGCCACCGGGGGCACCATCCCTGGCCAACCCCTCCAGCCTACCACCCCAGGCTCCACCGCTACCTCTTCCACCACTGGCCCtaacacccccaccaccacccccacggCTCCCCCCCTGCCTTCTCCTGGGGCACCCCAGGCCAGGGTGGTTTTTACCCGGCCCACCTTTGCCCCCAGGGTCCCCCCACCCACATTTGGCATGCGGGGGGCCACCATCAACCTTAGAGCTAGCGTGCCCCCCATGATGGGTCAGCAACCAGGACAG CCCTTCCCTCCTGCTGCCCTCAATCAGATGATCAGTGGACTGGTGGGACAACTCCTAATGCCTGGACAGATGG CTGGTCAAACAGCCACCTCCTCTGCCTCTCATACCTTCTCCTCAGCTTCTCATaccttctcctcatcctcctccaactcttcttcttcctcctctggcCCTATCCCCACCCCTGCTCCTATCCCCACCCCTGCTCCTAGCACCACTGTTCGCCCAGGCCAGTCTGGAGCCATCCCCACCCTGCCCCAGGGAGCTCCCCCTGACCTGGCCCAGCTCCTGGGCTCTCTCCTGGGGACAGCAGGGACAGTTCCTGGGGCCATGGGACCCTCCATCACTGTGACCATGCCTGGAGTGCCTGCCTTCGTCCAGGGAGTGTCTGACTTCATGCAG GCCTCCGGACCAGTCTTCCCACCACCCCCCAACAGTGCCCAACAGCCCCCTGCCTCTGGCACCCCCACCCCTCCACCCGGGACCACCCCTAACCCTCCCACGGGGGACGGTGCCGGGGCCCAGGGAGAGGCCCTGAATCCGGAGTTGTTCACTGGGATTGTACAGGGGGTCCTGTCTACCATGATGGGCTCCCTGGGCTCTCCTCAGAGCAACACTGAGAGCATCGCCCAGTTCATCCAGAGGCTCTCTGAGACCAGCAACATCTTCACACCCGGCACAGGGGACGCCATGG gtTTCTTTGGAGATCTACTGACCCTAGTATGTCAGAACTTCTCCATGGTGGACCTGGTCTTGCTGCTCCACGGCCAGAACCAGCCCCTGGGCCGGATCCAGACCCAGCTGTCTCAGTTCTTCACCCAGCATTACCTCAACGGGAGCGAGCCCACCGACCACAATGTCGCT GCTGCTGCTGATGGTCTCATCAATGAACTTGAGGAGTACATTACCGAGAGCTTT TCTTCAGTGGCAGTGTTGGAGGGTGTCAACGTCACTCAGACCAACCTGTCCTTCTTCAGACGGCAGTTAACGCGTATCGCCACACACATACTCCGCTGCACAG ACAACACGTTTGGGCCGCAGCTGCTGCAGATGTGCAACCAGGGGCTGTTTGAGTGTCTGGCCCTCAACCTGTACTGtctgagaggagagcagagtgccctcacttctgtcatcaaccACCGCata AGGACGTTGTCGACTGACATGAACCCCAGCCTGGTGAACTGGCTGACCAGTATGATGACCATGAGGCTGCAGGTCATCCTGGAGCACATCCCCGTCACAGAGGACCAGATACTGCATTATGCCGTCCACACACAGCAg GGGGAGGCTTCTAATGCACAGGAGCCTCAACGTGCCCAGATCATAGAG ATTGAGGACACCCACTCCCCAGGCACCACAGCGTCATCACAGGAGACTAGGGCAGAGCCTAAGGAAACTGGAGCAACCGGAGGGGCTGCGCCATTGGGTGGCGCCATGGCAGCAGCTGAAGCCAGCGGGAGGGAGGAGCCTGGTAGAGAGACCGAGGCCTGGGCTGCTGCCGTCCCTGCT GAGTGGGTACCCATCATCAGACATGACCTGATCACCCAGAGGAAAATGAAGGCCCAGCCTCCCATGTCTGACGCCTATTTACATGGGATGCCTGCCAAACGGAGGAAG GGTGTGTGTTTTCAGACAGGACAGGGGGACGgcgctcttctctccctctccgacGCAGTGAACAGGGCAGCAAGGACGGCCGAAGTCAGGCCAGTCACTTCCCCAGACAACCTGCAGGAGGAGCTTGACAGCCCTGAGCTCCAGGAGGCCTATGCAGAGCAG GTGAAGAAAGACATAAAGAAGCGAGTGAGAGAGGACCCGGACTTCAGCTCTCAGCAGTTCCccaacacacacagagctttTTCAGACTCCTAA